Proteins co-encoded in one Leptodactylus fuscus isolate aLepFus1 chromosome 4, aLepFus1.hap2, whole genome shotgun sequence genomic window:
- the LOC142199988 gene encoding fucolectin-4-like, translated as MNLLLSLTLLGSLALARGCSPPGPGATNIARNGEASQISDFQYYVMGYAKNAIDGVRDTDYHKGYCTHTPAVRDPWWKVNLKQIYKISNVVLTNRGDCCKERLLGAEVRIGNSPDNKNPVCGAVTDVSSLTLSFCCNGMEGQYVSVVIPGRAEPLSLCEVEVYGDPVEGDTKEYKVCW; from the exons aTGAATCTTCTGTTGTCTCTGACTCTCCTGGGGTCTCTGGCCCTGGCTCGGGGGTGTAGTCCTCCTGGACCTGGAG CTACAAATATAGCGAGAAATGGAGAAGCCTCCCAGATATCTGACTTCCAATATTACGTAATGGGATACGCCAAGAATGCCATAGATGGTGTCAGAGACACAGATTACCACAAGGGTTACTGCACACACACGCCCGCAGTAAGAGATCCCTGGTGGAAGGTGAATCTCAAACAGATCTACAAGatatccaatgttgtcctaacaAACCGAGGGGACTGTTGTAAGGAGCGACTGCTGGGAGCCGAGGTCCGAATCGGGAACTCACCCGACAACAAGAACCCGGT GTGCGGCGCGGTCACCGATGTTTCGTCTCTCACCTTGTCATTCTGCTGTAACGGGATGGAGGGTCAGTACGTCAGTGTGGTCATCCCAGGACGCGCCGAGCCATTGTCGCTGTGTGAGGTCGAGGTTTATGGAGATCCGGTAGAAGGTGACACCAAGGAGTATAAAGTCTGCTGGTAG